One window of Dama dama isolate Ldn47 chromosome 30, ASM3311817v1, whole genome shotgun sequence genomic DNA carries:
- the UBL3 gene encoding ubiquitin-like protein 3 isoform X2 codes for MDAINLRLILVSGKTKEFLFSPNDSASDIAKHVYDNWPMDWEEEQVSSPNILRLIYQGRFLHGNVTLGALKLPFGKTTVMHLVARETLPEPNSQGQRNREKTGESNCCVIL; via the exons ATAAACTTGCGCCTCATCTTGGTAAGCGGGAAAACGAAAGAGTTCCTATTTTCTCCTAATGATTCTGCTTCTGACATCGCAAAGCATGTGTATGACAACTGGCCAATGG ACTGGGAAGAAGAGCAGGTCAGCAGTCCAAATATTCTACGCCTTATTTATCAAGGACGATTTCTGCACGGAAATGTCACATTAGGAG CATTAAAGCTTCCTTTTGGCAAAACAACAGTGATGCATTTGGTGGCCAGAGAGACCTTGCCAGAGCCAAATTCCCAAG GTCAGAGGAATCGTGAAAAGACTGGAGAGAGTAACTGTTGTGTCATCCTGTAA